TTTCCACATATTCTCTTTGCCTTTGGGCACCCTGGTCGAGTTAATTGGATCTAACCAGATGGCGGGCTGCTTAGGAAAACTCAAAGGTAGCATAGAAAGTTTCAATGGAAACTACCTTCAACCTGGCATCAAAATGGATGACATCTTCAACCCCAAAACAGCATTCAACGGTAAAACATTTCTGTTATCCTGTGATGCTTCTTCTGGGGATCAGTCCGGTGCATCCAAAGCAGTTTACAGGTGTGCCAAGGCAGCAGGATACTGCCATTACTGTGGTAACCAACCTTGCAGGTCAAATGCAACACTGGATGCGAATTCTATATGTCCCAATTGCAGTGGTTGCATGAATTATAAGATGGCACTTGTAACGCCGCCGAAGGAGGTAGCCGAAACAAAACTAGCGGATGAGATAAAGAAGCGTGGGTATGTTAAGGAAGTGGTGACTTATATGGTGATGGATGATTTAGTGGTGAACCCAATGTCCaccatttctggcatcaccctcaTCAATAAGTTTGGTGTCAAGGATCTCAGTCAACTTGAAGAGAAGACTGTTTCTTTTGGAAAAGATGAGGTACTATTATCATCTCCTTCATATTTACACTTGCATATCTTATGTACAAAGTTCATGTTTTAATTTGCAATTTATTAACTGAAAATGTTAATAGGGTCTGAAGCTCTTGGAGGCATCGTTGAAGACCAACAAAGTGCTGACAACTGTCTTTATGCATTAAAATGTAGTTATGGATCTGGTTTATGAAGGCTTTGATGTGTTTTAATTTGATGGTGTTGGAACTTAGTTATCTTCTTTTGCCTACCACCTATTAATTTAGAAGCAGTGACTATCATTTTAAGATGAAACTTATGACTTTATATGTACATCTTACTTGGTGTTATCCTACATGATTGTGATTGTTGTTAATGTATAGATAAATATTCTCTATTTCTTCTTGTTGATATGCAAATCCACTTTCAACCCGAAAAAAGGTATCATCGTAATTTTGGGAAAATCATCAAAATAGACAATATTCACCTTGACTATACCAAATATACGCACATTTTTTTGTCTCTGCTAGCTAAAGTGTCGAGCAGGCAACTCTGACTAAACCGTCGGCTAAGCCAGCCAACTCCACCGGCTAAACATGAATTTTGTGCCAAAAGGTACCTGCCGAGACTTGGCTGTCTCAGCCACTTTCTTCATATAACTTGGAACGTCTCCCTTCAAATCAAGCATACTAGAATAGTTCTTAATATTAAATAATAGAATGAGAGCTAGTAAAACCGTAATTTAAATACTTGTAAATAAGTAATACAAggtcaaagtttttttttttttttttttgaacggcacgGTTAAAGTTTATTAAATTCTAGAACGTAATGCTTCTACTAAGACGGCTAATATACAATGCCAAACCTCAAAATATCTTCTTAATAGAATATAGTAGCCATTTCAGCTTTGTCTGAGTGATCAGGGGCGGATTTAGAGCCTTTTtacgggttcccaggaacccagtcgatttggaaaaaaacgtttttttgtagtgtaaatgttgtatgatttggaaaaaaaaaacatttttttgtagtgtaaaccttgtatgatttggaaaaaggaACCCAGTGAAAAAACTGGCTGGATCCGCCACTGTGAGTGATATAGGTTCTTACCTTCAGGGAGAATATCATAATTCAATTCTTGGCATGAGATAAAATTAGGATTCTGTTAGTATAGTTTACAGAGTAGGAGTAAAGTAACATTCGTCCTTTAAAAAAATAAGATATaataagggcatgtttggctaagcttttcaaagtaacttattgatttattggcttaatcaaaaagccaataagtcattttagtgtttggcaatTGAAAAGTGTTTTtgaaaatggtttttttgagatgaatgaaaaggagtttttaagaagtcacaatattgtgacttcttGGCCAGCTTATAACTTTTCAAGCTTCAAATTACCAATATACCGCTTATTTACCCCCTTATATCatataagctaagccaaacactttttaaaaaacaacttattgacttattggtttttcccaccccataagctaatccaaacactttttttaaaaactccttttcaaaaagtctttttcacaaaaatcattttctcaaaagtcctttttaactctaataagcttagccaaacatgccctaaatacaCCACCATGCTTTACCATTATATTACTTCTCGTTATACAAAGCGCCGAAGGGGGTGTTGGAAACACCCATTAGGTGACTTTTCTTTTGGGGAGGGGATGAAGAAAAATCGAAGATGGCTTGGGTTTGTTGGGATCGGCTTATAGGACCGGTTGAATTGGGTTGGGCCCGTTAAGAGATATGAATGTTAGTTTGCTACTCAAATGGTGGTGGAGATACAAGCTCGAAGATGGGAGTCTATGGCTTGAAATAGTGACGGCATTACACTCTCATCCGTATTCATGGTCATATCTCCCAGTAAAGGCGGGACTTGCGGGTGTGTGGAACAGTATTTTCAAGATGGAAAACTAGTTAATGGAGTCGAACGTGCATATCTCTTACTTGATTAAAGCCGAACTGGGTAATGGATCTCAAGTACGGTTCTGGTTGGATAAATGGGCTGTCAAAAGATAAATTCCCAGATCAATTTCAGCTGGAAAACAATAAAAAACAGTACAAACACAGCAGGGGGCATGGACCCCGATGGGTATGGGTTCCAGACAAAGAAGGGGTCTTTTCGGTTTCATCATGTGAAGGTCTCCTAACTCAGTTTGCGGTACCATACTATCCTTTCAAATGGGTGAAGTGGGCGCCAAAGAAAATAAATATTTTCGGGTGGCGAGGGGTGCAAAATCTCATTTGGCTACATTGAAAAATCTGCAATGTAAAAACTTACATCATGGGCCTGCTTTATGCAGGTTGTGTGAGATGTGTGAAGAGGACGTAGATCACCTAATTGCATCATGTTTATACTGCAGCAGTTGTTTGGAACAAGGTGTGCTTTTGGTGCAACATTCCAAACATCGCATAAATACCATGAAGGAGATTTTTGAGGCTCATACCAATTTACTGGTATCCAACTATAAAAAGCCAGGTAATTCAAGTGATTTTTCTCGCTATGTGTTAGCAAATTTGGAAAAGTAAGAACGAGCTAATATTCTTCGGCAAGCATGTGAGTGTCAAGAAGATTTTCGGGGAAGCACAAGCAATCTCTTTCCTTTGGGTCAAACATAGGGCGAAGCGCAATAATTTTTGTGGCAAAAATTGGGTGTCCTTTAATTTTGACAAATAGCTTCATTTATTAATGTAAATATGTCAACTCTAAGGGGAAGTTTGGGCGATGGATATATGTTTCGGTCCAGCGTCTCGCTTGTTCTAAACATTGTGTACAATTTGGTGATGAATAGAAACGGAGTTTGCCATTTAAAAAAAACCATATAGATACATTACTTTTAGGGAAAAaacactaaggggctgtttggtagcctctgaatgctCATTAAGAGGCTaactcttaatggaaccattaagaatttttaccaatgagaaggtagaagaatgtgacttgaggttacctcttattcatttagaggttttaaaccattaagaggtaacaTTTGAATAGTCATTAAGACGCTACCAAATAGCCCCTAATATCTTTTCCAAAATAGACATGAATATTAGGGTCTGTCTGGtatggggtaatgaaatgaacgaaggaatggaatggacgaggtaatggaatggacgagggaatgcaatggatcattaccattccatgtcttgtttggttaccatgtgtgaatggaatgaactattattgtgtattgttcggtaggcaagaaaaacatagtaataaaatcagcggtgagtggtggtggtggtcggtggtagtgattgtgggtggttataggtggcggtggtgggtgtcggcggcgacgatgggtggtggtggtggcggcgagtggtgcggcggtgacgacaagtggtggtggcggcaaggtGGCCTTTGGCGGTGGGTGGTTGCGACGGTTGGTGGTGGTGGCAttgacgatggtggtgggtggcgggtggcggcggcGAGTGGCTTTGGTGGTTGGTCACGgttgtgggtgataacggtggcgagtgggtgacGGCGGCGACGGTGGCTGTcagggtgaggtggtggcgggtggcggcgatggtgtcggtggtggtggtggtgggttgtggcgaaggtggtgggatGTGGCGAACGTGGTGGGTTAtggtgttgatgaatggtgcaagaggggatggaatggaaaaaaaacatggggggtggaaggaatgattttgagggaatggaatgccttttggaatgggtgattccattccattgaccaaccaaacaccattttcttcattccctcataatcatccattccattccacctctcattcctgcataccaaacactaccttagtgTGCAAAAATATATTACTTTTAGGGAAAAAAAATACCAATATCTTTTCCAAAATAGACATGATTTTTAGTGAGCAAAAATATAGTTATCCCTGATTTCAACCAATTTATTATATCTAACAAATCAGCTCTTTTTTACCAGAAAA
This genomic stretch from Helianthus annuus cultivar XRQ/B chromosome 8, HanXRQr2.0-SUNRISE, whole genome shotgun sequence harbors:
- the LOC110872546 gene encoding uncharacterized protein LOC110872546 isoform X2: MASQEMSLKLLVDVKGSRVLFAEVPKEFVDFLFHIFSLPLGTLVELIGSNQMAGCLGKLKGSIESFNGNYLQPGIKMDDIFNPKTAFNGKTFLLSCDASSGDQSGASKAVYRCAKAAGYCHYCGNQPCRSNATLDANSICPNCSGCMNYKMALVTPPKEVAETKLADEIKKRGYVKEVVTYMVMDDLVVNPMSTISGITLINKFGVKDLSQLEEKTVSFGKDEGLKLLEASLKTNKVLTTVFMH
- the LOC110872546 gene encoding uncharacterized protein LOC110872546 isoform X1, encoding MTSISHDGSTQFNWGKYHFLIRYQPKLDLLSSMASQEMSLKLLVDVKGSRVLFAEVPKEFVDFLFHIFSLPLGTLVELIGSNQMAGCLGKLKGSIESFNGNYLQPGIKMDDIFNPKTAFNGKTFLLSCDASSGDQSGASKAVYRCAKAAGYCHYCGNQPCRSNATLDANSICPNCSGCMNYKMALVTPPKEVAETKLADEIKKRGYVKEVVTYMVMDDLVVNPMSTISGITLINKFGVKDLSQLEEKTVSFGKDEGLKLLEASLKTNKVLTTVFMH